A stretch of the Campylobacter sp. 19-13652 genome encodes the following:
- the trmB gene encoding tRNA (guanosine(46)-N7)-methyltransferase TrmB: MPNFRAKSLKPVELVAKKDAVEFVWEAHSNNGTKLIFTKVEDAEFFILVKSSKDAIVVKGEKISKPARIGILQKALLAYRDLAQAEIINEAVELNKNRLVKKDSQIIEINEFEAELKNLADKFKRIFIEIGFGSGRHLLYQASQNPNTLIIGIEVYKPSIEQVAKLAKAQNLQNIRLLNTDARLVMALLKSNSIDKIFLHFPVPWPKAPHRRVASEAFALECERILKDGGCFELRTDEKDYASYTAECFLSLHSPKLSIAKNKDLSVISKYEARWRKLEKDIYDIAYHCDTISTELENAGDFSFNTILSPELILREFKDTTIKKDGYFFHLERAYKTSQNAALLRVSLGGFYAPEHCYLLITDKNISYFIKAPLRTKDNLKAHEAMRDFLNAEYNKRK; encoded by the coding sequence ATGCCGAATTTTAGAGCAAAAAGCCTAAAACCAGTAGAGCTTGTGGCAAAAAAGGACGCAGTGGAGTTTGTCTGGGAAGCACACTCTAATAACGGCACAAAGCTAATTTTTACCAAAGTCGAGGACGCTGAGTTTTTCATACTAGTTAAGTCCTCAAAAGACGCAATAGTGGTAAAGGGAGAAAAAATCAGCAAGCCAGCGCGCATAGGGATACTGCAAAAAGCTCTGCTTGCTTATCGCGATTTAGCTCAAGCCGAGATAATAAACGAAGCTGTGGAACTAAATAAAAATAGGCTCGTTAAAAAAGATAGCCAAATAATTGAGATTAATGAATTTGAAGCCGAGCTTAAAAATTTAGCGGATAAATTTAAAAGAATATTTATAGAAATAGGCTTTGGCTCTGGCAGGCATCTACTCTATCAAGCCAGCCAAAACCCAAACACCCTAATAATAGGCATAGAAGTATATAAACCAAGCATTGAGCAAGTCGCAAAGTTAGCAAAAGCGCAAAACCTGCAAAACATCAGACTTTTAAACACAGACGCCAGGCTTGTAATGGCGCTACTTAAATCAAATTCAATAGATAAAATTTTCCTGCATTTTCCAGTACCATGGCCAAAGGCTCCTCACAGAAGAGTAGCCAGCGAGGCCTTTGCACTAGAGTGTGAGAGAATACTAAAAGATGGCGGCTGCTTCGAGCTTCGCACAGATGAGAAAGACTACGCCTCATATACTGCTGAGTGTTTTTTAAGCCTACACTCACCAAAGCTTAGCATAGCCAAAAACAAAGACTTAAGCGTCATTAGCAAATACGAAGCAAGATGGCGAAAGCTAGAAAAAGATATCTATGACATAGCATACCACTGTGATACAATTAGCACCGAACTAGAAAATGCGGGGGATTTTAGCTTTAATACTATTCTATCGCCAGAGCTTATTCTTAGAGAATTTAAAGACACCACAATAAAAAAAGATGGCTACTTTTTCCACTTAGAAAGAGCTTATAAAACAAGTCAAAATGCAGCCTTATTAAGAGTAAGCCTTGGCGGATTTTACGCACCAGAGCACTGCTATTTGCTTATAACAGATAAAAATATAAGCTACTTTATAAAAGCGCCCCTGCGCACAAAAGACAACTTAAAAGCGCATGAGGCAATGAGGGATTTTTTAAATGCAGAGTATAATAAGCGCAAATAA
- a CDS encoding cell division ATP-binding protein FtsE, which produces MQSIISANNLTLSYEASEIVINRARFEINQRDFVFITGKSGSGKSTLLKSFYGEISPVAGSLDVCFMPLIHISGANLNRLRQKIGILFQNYKLIHEWSVEKNVMLPLFIKGYAHSVCKKQAAKLLHHVQMGHKADKYPLELSGGEQQRVAMARALAHNPALLLCDEPTGNLDEYSSRIIWDLLVSAREQLGTSVVVVTHKIPDNMRISYRHFHIEEGRLYEIH; this is translated from the coding sequence ATGCAGAGTATAATAAGCGCAAATAATCTAACGCTAAGCTACGAAGCCAGCGAAATAGTCATAAACAGAGCTAGATTTGAGATAAATCAGCGAGACTTTGTTTTTATAACAGGCAAAAGTGGAAGTGGTAAAAGCACGCTACTAAAGTCATTTTACGGCGAAATATCCCCAGTGGCTGGTAGCCTTGATGTGTGTTTTATGCCACTTATTCATATAAGCGGAGCAAATTTAAATCGCCTTAGACAAAAGATTGGAATTTTATTTCAAAACTACAAACTCATACACGAATGGAGTGTCGAAAAAAACGTAATGCTGCCACTTTTTATAAAAGGCTATGCGCACTCAGTTTGCAAAAAGCAGGCGGCAAAGCTACTCCATCATGTGCAAATGGGGCATAAGGCAGACAAATATCCCCTAGAACTAAGCGGCGGAGAGCAGCAGCGCGTGGCTATGGCTAGGGCTTTAGCGCACAATCCAGCCCTACTTTTATGCGACGAGCCAACTGGCAACCTTGATGAATATTCAAGCAGGATTATATGGGATTTACTGGTATCTGCAAGAGAACAGCTTGGAACGAGTGTAGTCGTAGTAACGCATAAAATCCCAGATAACATGCGAATCTCATACAGGCATTTTCATATCGAAGAAGGGAGGCTTTATGAGATCCATTAA
- a CDS encoding cell division protein FtsX, which produces MRSIKNHLGFILPLVALLFAVQFSILADNILSEYKNLMSKDYNIVIVSSKKLTIDDLKSSIKEALALDEIDNDKIISKLNGEISSKNLGLLKNALPNFYSLKLNSFVNSKRLEGIRANLLKIDGVTQAETFLKTHDKIYKALELSRLLSLAFVVIIGAIGFLLILKQIRIWLYEHRERMQIMTLFGAGFILKSGILYRTAIVDSIMASLFVVASFYFAPEISSLKQILLELDLSMPKIDLVSDGLRLLGYSLGISIISVSLVMKTYRRTNDEV; this is translated from the coding sequence ATGAGATCCATTAAAAATCATCTAGGCTTTATACTTCCGCTTGTTGCGCTACTTTTTGCCGTGCAATTTAGTATTCTTGCAGATAATATCTTAAGCGAATATAAAAATTTAATGAGTAAAGATTATAACATAGTTATAGTCTCGTCAAAAAAGCTTACCATAGATGACTTAAAAAGCTCAATAAAAGAGGCATTAGCCCTTGATGAGATAGATAACGATAAGATAATCTCAAAGCTAAATGGCGAAATTTCAAGCAAAAATCTAGGGCTTTTAAAAAATGCCCTACCAAATTTTTACTCACTAAAGCTTAATAGCTTTGTTAATAGCAAGAGACTAGAAGGCATTAGAGCAAATTTACTAAAAATAGACGGTGTAACTCAAGCTGAGACATTTTTAAAAACACATGATAAAATTTATAAAGCCCTAGAGCTTAGCAGGCTTTTAAGCCTCGCATTTGTAGTAATTATAGGTGCTATTGGCTTTTTACTAATCCTAAAACAGATACGCATATGGCTATATGAACACAGAGAGAGAATGCAGATAATGACACTTTTTGGGGCTGGATTTATACTAAAAAGCGGCATACTTTACCGTACTGCCATAGTAGATAGCATTATGGCTAGCCTATTTGTCGTGGCGTCATTTTACTTTGCACCAGAGATAAGCTCGCTAAAGCAGATACTCCTAGAACTTGATCTATCAATGCCAAAAATAGATCTAGTCTCAGATGGGCTACGGCTACTTGGCTACTCGCTAGGCATTAGTATAATCTCAGTCAGCTTAGTGATGAAAACTTATAGGCGCACAAACGATGAAGTTTAA
- a CDS encoding murein hydrolase activator EnvC encodes MKFKISLMLCALFFTVVQINAASTNEKIKNQEKDLASSKKIEAGLNKKLDDIANDIKRSETELENINKDIVVLKQQIDELKQSKEQAQNDLNELNRQNNELITNQKQVEASLVNIIAQNFSLDLLMADSEGESAENIISIKAVEKLNSIMKDDLRKLAKNYDETTNIIRQKQERIETIQKSLSDFESKKAQLLKLQKKQNDTVIALKNDNETYKKKLINLKNQQEQMRQTLQKLSIIAQKENEQKSQKQTQKSQNIAQGKPQQGYSGTAVRRYTGAKTIAPLDSFSIKQRFGNYVDPIYNLKIFNESVILSSNTKDATVKNVLDGKVIFAKHTALLDNVIIIENSAQIHTVYANLSQIAPSVKVGAVVKKGSIIGRVSQDLTFEVTQKNYHIDPLELIAIK; translated from the coding sequence ATGAAGTTTAAAATTTCGCTCATGCTGTGTGCGCTATTTTTTACAGTAGTGCAAATAAATGCAGCTAGCACAAATGAAAAAATCAAAAATCAAGAAAAAGACCTAGCCTCTAGCAAAAAAATAGAAGCTGGACTAAATAAAAAGCTAGACGATATAGCAAATGATATTAAGCGCTCTGAGACTGAATTAGAAAACATAAACAAAGATATAGTGGTATTAAAGCAGCAGATAGATGAGCTTAAGCAAAGCAAAGAGCAGGCACAAAATGATCTAAATGAGCTAAACAGGCAAAACAATGAGCTTATCACAAACCAAAAGCAAGTCGAAGCAAGCCTAGTCAATATCATAGCGCAAAACTTTTCGCTTGATCTTTTAATGGCTGATAGCGAGGGCGAAAGCGCTGAGAATATAATATCTATAAAAGCCGTAGAAAAGCTAAACTCAATAATGAAAGATGACTTAAGAAAACTAGCCAAAAACTACGATGAAACCACAAATATAATAAGACAAAAACAAGAGAGAATAGAGACTATACAAAAAAGTCTAAGTGATTTTGAAAGCAAAAAAGCGCAACTTTTAAAGCTACAAAAAAAGCAAAATGACACCGTAATTGCGCTTAAAAACGACAATGAAACCTACAAAAAAAAGCTAATAAATTTAAAAAACCAGCAAGAACAGATGAGGCAAACCTTACAAAAACTATCCATAATAGCACAAAAAGAAAACGAGCAAAAATCACAAAAACAGACCCAAAAAAGCCAAAATATAGCCCAAGGCAAACCTCAGCAAGGATATAGCGGCACAGCAGTGAGACGATATACTGGGGCTAAGACCATAGCACCACTTGATAGCTTTAGCATAAAGCAGCGCTTTGGAAACTACGTAGATCCCATTTATAATCTAAAAATTTTTAACGAATCGGTAATACTAAGCTCAAACACAAAAGACGCTACGGTAAAAAATGTGCTTGATGGTAAGGTAATTTTTGCAAAACACACAGCACTACTAGATAATGTCATCATCATAGAAAATAGCGCCCAAATCCACACCGTATACGCAAATCTAAGCCAAATCGCCCCCTCTGTAAAAGTGGGTGCAGTGGTAAAAAAGGGTAGCATTATAGGAAGGGTTTCACAGGATTTGACATTTGAAGTAACACAGAAAAACTACCACATAGACCCACTTGAGCTAATCGCTATTAAGTAG
- the flgK gene encoding flagellar hook-associated protein FlgK: protein MPSIFSSLGIGVSGLSAAQIQISTTGNNITNADSDYYTRQRVVQSASPAMNYVPGGVGTGTQVDTIVRIHDEFTYARLKVANNKFEDSAYKQQILEQASKYFPDLQDSSIGRDIGNYFKAWNNFASNPNEGSQKVNLINFAQSLSSGIKNTSNNLRALQEQIDGHLSINVNEINNMAREIASINKEIQRVESGKDAGIAINANDLRDRRDRLELAIAKLVDATSFKSDLRSNPPVDTGITDQGKYYTLNIGGMSIVDGVNYHPLKVLPNAAGTGFSSVYYELRDGKLISMEDKINGGKLGAALDLRGRHYNELEKKFEDGDVQKYIDHLDTFAKTIITSTNNIYAGSAMNLGTTDPLKYLQKDKTLMNFSGDIKQGSFDVVVYNNLGAEIARKTISLNGTTTMDDTSFGNSIVSDFNSDSDDNADNDNTNDVNDYFFAGYYYDNLTNQGTFSVTPRHTEGQYTIAFEDNGTNFPGVVGINRFFDGDDAHNMRVADEIVEDHTKLNAYSNPTSGNREIANKMVQLQHDNIQFYSINGRAYDKLDTIEGYYRFITTDLASDTQSNNITHDTNTALLNTANAEFESISGVDVNEELTNLIRFQSSYGAAAKIITTVDKMLDTLLSLKQ, encoded by the coding sequence ATGCCTAGTATATTTTCGTCTTTGGGTATCGGAGTAAGCGGACTAAGCGCAGCTCAAATTCAAATCTCAACCACAGGCAATAACATAACAAACGCAGATAGTGATTACTATACTCGCCAAAGAGTCGTACAATCAGCAAGCCCAGCGATGAACTACGTCCCAGGCGGCGTGGGTACTGGAACGCAGGTAGATACTATTGTGCGAATTCATGATGAGTTTACCTACGCTAGGCTAAAGGTGGCTAATAATAAATTTGAAGACTCTGCTTATAAGCAGCAAATTTTAGAGCAGGCTAGTAAGTATTTCCCAGATTTGCAAGACTCAAGTATAGGGCGCGATATAGGAAATTACTTTAAAGCGTGGAATAATTTTGCTTCAAACCCAAATGAAGGCTCGCAAAAGGTAAATTTAATAAATTTTGCTCAGTCTTTAAGTTCTGGCATTAAAAATACATCAAACAACCTAAGGGCATTGCAAGAACAAATTGATGGACATCTTAGTATAAATGTAAATGAGATAAATAATATGGCTCGTGAGATAGCCTCGATAAATAAAGAGATACAGCGTGTAGAAAGCGGCAAGGACGCTGGCATAGCCATAAATGCGAATGATTTGCGAGATAGAAGAGATAGGCTAGAGCTTGCTATAGCAAAGTTAGTTGATGCTACGTCGTTTAAATCAGACCTGCGCTCAAATCCGCCAGTTGATACAGGTATCACAGATCAGGGCAAATACTACACTTTAAATATAGGTGGCATGAGTATAGTTGACGGAGTAAATTACCATCCGCTAAAAGTGCTTCCAAATGCAGCTGGGACTGGCTTTAGTAGTGTTTATTATGAGCTTAGAGATGGTAAATTAATATCCATGGAGGATAAGATAAACGGCGGTAAGCTAGGCGCTGCACTTGATTTGCGTGGCAGGCACTATAATGAGCTTGAGAAAAAATTTGAAGATGGCGACGTACAAAAGTATATCGACCACCTAGACACCTTCGCAAAGACCATAATCACAAGCACAAATAATATCTACGCAGGCTCGGCCATGAATTTAGGCACGACAGATCCGCTAAAATACCTGCAAAAAGATAAGACGCTTATGAATTTTAGCGGCGATATAAAGCAGGGTAGCTTTGATGTGGTGGTGTATAATAATCTAGGTGCTGAGATAGCCAGAAAGACGATAAGTCTAAACGGCACAACTACCATGGACGATACTAGTTTTGGAAACTCAATAGTATCTGATTTTAACTCAGATAGTGATGATAATGCTGATAATGACAATACAAACGACGTGAATGATTACTTTTTTGCTGGGTATTATTATGATAATTTGACCAATCAAGGTACATTTAGCGTAACACCAAGGCATACCGAGGGACAGTACACGATAGCATTTGAGGATAATGGGACAAATTTCCCAGGCGTAGTGGGTATAAATCGTTTTTTTGATGGTGATGACGCTCATAATATGCGAGTCGCTGATGAGATAGTAGAGGATCACACCAAGCTAAATGCGTATTCAAACCCAACAAGCGGTAACCGTGAAATAGCAAATAAAATGGTGCAGCTTCAGCATGATAATATACAGTTTTACTCTATAAACGGCAGAGCGTATGATAAGCTTGATACTATCGAGGGCTATTACCGTTTTATCACGACTGATTTAGCTAGTGATACACAGAGTAATAATATCACTCACGATACAAATACTGCGCTTTTAAATACTGCAAATGCTGAGTTTGAGTCTATTAGCGGGGTTGATGTGAATGAGGAGCTTACGAATTTAATCCGCTTTCAATCAAGCTATGGAGCTGCTGCAAAGATAATCACAACTGTAGATAAGATGCTAGATACGCTTTTAAGCTTAAAGCAGTGA
- the flgN gene encoding flagellar export chaperone FlgN has product MLKQLLDKANETLGGLIAQTHKDIENIKVANHAAVNESVVIKNRLIKEFETTKKDIDKELVALAKESGGSLSQSLDEDSKTSLANMRSKLEELHSINKEYARHVVSVKEFFDTMLKQMFTPNDDGGVYKARA; this is encoded by the coding sequence ATGCTAAAGCAGTTACTTGATAAAGCAAATGAGACTTTAGGCGGATTAATCGCTCAAACTCACAAAGATATAGAAAATATAAAAGTCGCAAATCACGCAGCGGTTAATGAGTCTGTTGTGATAAAAAATAGACTTATTAAAGAATTTGAAACAACTAAAAAAGATATAGATAAAGAGCTAGTAGCCCTCGCTAAAGAAAGCGGAGGCTCGCTTAGCCAAAGCCTTGATGAGGATAGTAAGACCTCGCTAGCTAATATGCGCTCTAAATTAGAGGAACTTCACAGTATAAATAAAGAGTACGCACGCCATGTCGTCAGCGTAAAGGAGTTTTTTGACACTATGTTAAAGCAGATGTTTACGCCAAATGATGACGGCGGTGTTTATAAGGCGAGGGCGTAG
- a CDS encoding flagellar biosynthesis anti-sigma factor FlgM: MIGKLNASVLSHSALKSESKPASSSGALKSENANETKQSRIERISSEIANGTYKLDMSKTARAVLDSLS; this comes from the coding sequence ATGATAGGTAAATTAAACGCTTCTGTGCTTTCGCATTCGGCACTAAAAAGCGAGTCAAAGCCAGCTAGCAGTAGTGGGGCTTTAAAAAGCGAGAATGCAAACGAGACAAAACAGAGTAGGATAGAGCGCATATCAAGCGAGATAGCAAATGGTACTTATAAGCTTGATATGTCTAAAACAGCAAGGGCGGTTTTAGACTCTCTGTCCTAA
- a CDS encoding rod-binding protein, with translation MMIDNTLALSSFNSAKLASVTQAKNEKLDDERLKEQTDAFEAFMVKEVLNTALKDDESASLFPKSAGSDIYKSMQTDAYSRALSGGFGFSQMLYEFLKQRG, from the coding sequence GTGATGATTGATAATACCCTTGCACTTAGCTCATTTAATAGTGCAAAGCTTGCTAGCGTTACGCAGGCAAAAAACGAAAAGCTAGACGATGAGAGACTAAAAGAGCAAACCGATGCTTTTGAGGCATTTATGGTAAAAGAGGTGCTAAATACAGCCTTAAAAGATGATGAAAGCGCATCGCTTTTTCCTAAATCGGCTGGGTCAGATATATACAAAAGTATGCAAACAGATGCGTACAGCAGGGCACTTAGTGGTGGGTTTGGGTTTAGCCAAATGCTTTATGAGTTTTTAAAGCAAAGGGGTTAA
- a CDS encoding flagellar basal body P-ring protein FlgI yields the protein MRKLLCLAFMATLAFGAQIKELASILGVRQNQLIGYGLVVGLNGTGDGSSSEFTIQSISNMLQSMDVKVDPSSIKSKNAAAVVVTAKLPAFTRQGDTLDVSISSIGDAKNLSGGTLLMTPLKGVDGNIYAIAQGALSIGGRPSGRGSGNHPTVGSILGGAIVEREVAYDFAAQGGIVLSLNDTSFDTAVKIQDAINANISEDIAKAIDPKTVVIKSQFGDSLVEMANKILSLDVDYAPDEKIVIDERTGTIISGVNIAVAPVVLTHGDITVRIEPEGLESESVEGDIAVGDDAAISPASNSIKVAGKSASIASLTRALNKLGASPAAIIAIIENLKRVGAISASVEVM from the coding sequence ATGAGAAAGCTTTTATGTTTGGCTTTTATGGCGACTTTAGCTTTTGGGGCGCAGATAAAGGAGCTTGCTAGCATTTTGGGTGTTAGGCAAAATCAGCTCATAGGATACGGGCTTGTAGTGGGGCTAAACGGTACAGGAGACGGCTCTAGCTCTGAGTTTACTATCCAGTCAATCTCAAATATGCTTCAAAGCATGGATGTAAAAGTAGACCCAAGCTCAATAAAATCAAAAAACGCAGCCGCAGTTGTGGTAACGGCAAAGCTTCCTGCTTTTACACGGCAGGGCGATACTCTTGATGTGTCCATATCGTCCATAGGGGATGCGAAAAATTTATCAGGTGGCACGCTTTTGATGACACCGCTTAAGGGTGTTGATGGAAATATCTACGCCATAGCCCAAGGTGCGCTAAGCATAGGCGGGCGCCCTAGTGGCAGGGGTTCAGGCAATCATCCAACGGTAGGAAGCATATTAGGCGGAGCGATAGTCGAGCGTGAGGTGGCTTATGATTTTGCAGCGCAAGGTGGTATAGTGCTAAGCTTAAATGACACTAGCTTTGATACTGCAGTAAAAATCCAAGATGCAATAAATGCAAATATAAGTGAGGATATAGCAAAAGCAATAGATCCAAAAACAGTTGTAATAAAAAGCCAGTTTGGAGATAGTTTAGTCGAAATGGCAAATAAAATTCTATCCCTTGATGTGGACTATGCTCCAGATGAGAAAATAGTCATAGATGAACGTACGGGCACGATAATAAGCGGCGTGAATATAGCAGTAGCGCCAGTAGTGCTAACTCACGGAGACATAACAGTGCGTATAGAACCTGAAGGGCTTGAGAGCGAAAGTGTAGAAGGCGATATAGCAGTCGGAGATGACGCAGCCATATCGCCAGCGTCAAATAGTATAAAAGTAGCTGGCAAAAGTGCTAGTATAGCAAGCCTGACAAGGGCGCTTAATAAGCTAGGTGCAAGTCCAGCAGCGATAATAGCGATAATAGAAAATTTAAAGCGAGTTGGCGCAATAAGCGCTAGCGTGGAGGTGATGTGA
- the hemE gene encoding uroporphyrinogen decarboxylase, with product MIFVDACLGKPTPYTPVWMMRQAGRYLPEYMTVRKEAGDFLSLCKDYKKAAEVTLQPVDILGVDAAILFSDILVVPLEMGMSLRFAAGEGPVFDEPIRNLEELNALDVDKAVKNLSYVYDTIGLVRQELANDKALIGFCGAPWTIATYMIEGKGSKNYAISKRIAYENPALLHAVLDKVTSALIGYTKAQIKAGVNAIQIFDSWAAALEMSAFFEFSFSYILKIVDAIKAEYPEVPVIVFPKGISGYLSQIDGNFDVFGVDWSTPMGLARAALSDRYTLQGNLEPCRLYSKDAIKSGVDEILAVMRGVPHIFNLGHGILPDIPVENAKYLIKYVQEASAR from the coding sequence ATGATATTTGTCGATGCGTGTTTAGGCAAGCCTACACCTTATACTCCAGTTTGGATGATGAGACAGGCTGGGCGCTACCTACCAGAATACATGACTGTAAGAAAAGAAGCGGGAGATTTTTTAAGCTTATGCAAGGATTATAAAAAAGCAGCCGAAGTAACACTACAGCCTGTGGATATACTAGGCGTTGATGCGGCGATACTTTTTAGTGATATTCTTGTCGTGCCACTTGAGATGGGGATGAGCCTACGCTTTGCGGCTGGAGAGGGTCCAGTATTTGACGAACCGATAAGAAACTTAGAGGAGCTTAACGCTCTTGATGTGGATAAAGCGGTGAAAAACCTAAGCTACGTCTATGACACCATAGGACTAGTAAGGCAAGAGCTAGCAAACGACAAGGCGCTCATCGGGTTTTGTGGTGCGCCTTGGACGATAGCTACATATATGATAGAGGGCAAAGGCAGCAAAAACTACGCCATCTCAAAGCGCATAGCATATGAAAATCCAGCACTTTTGCACGCTGTGCTGGATAAGGTTACGTCCGCTCTTATAGGCTACACAAAGGCGCAGATAAAGGCTGGGGTAAATGCTATTCAAATTTTTGATAGCTGGGCTGCGGCGCTTGAGATGAGTGCGTTTTTTGAGTTTAGCTTTAGCTATATTTTAAAGATAGTTGACGCAATCAAAGCAGAGTATCCAGAGGTGCCAGTTATAGTATTTCCAAAGGGCATAAGCGGATACCTAAGCCAAATAGACGGTAACTTTGACGTATTTGGCGTAGACTGGAGTACGCCTATGGGACTAGCAAGAGCAGCCCTTAGCGACCGCTACACCCTACAAGGTAACCTAGAGCCTTGCAGACTGTATTCAAAAGATGCGATAAAATCGGGAGTTGATGAGATATTAGCGGTTATGCGAGGAGTGCCGCATATCTTTAATCTAGGGCATGGCATACTGCCAGATATACCAGTGGAGAATGCAAAATATCTAATAAAATATGTTCAGGAGGCAAGTGCCAGATAG
- a CDS encoding alanine racemase, producing MAKICLDRAAYAHNISAIAGKIGDINRIILVLKDNAYSHGIELIAPEAARLGIKFAAVKNEAEAAFIRGIFPHILVLSHIPTGKESEHLIYGINELSALLRIAPNSKIHLAIDTLMHRNGIALSELDDAFNLIKERGLRLLGAYTHFRSSDEIGCDYFIQRQKFNEAKWRILGLCEQLGLEKPLFHSHNSAALERFKSELSDECVRVGIAQYGYSQFDESLGLQRVLSLWANRVSVREILAGGRVGYGGLFSASSDMRVATYDLGYGDGLLRYGGSGELRLRDGGRLLGKMSMDSFGAEDCGEEVCVFDDARIWARFFNTIEYDVLTKLSPFIPRVWV from the coding sequence ATGGCTAAAATCTGCCTAGACCGCGCCGCTTATGCGCATAATATCTCTGCCATAGCTGGCAAAATCGGCGACATTAATCGCATTATCCTTGTGCTTAAAGATAATGCTTACTCTCACGGCATAGAGCTTATCGCCCCAGAAGCAGCTAGGCTTGGGATTAAATTTGCGGCCGTTAAAAACGAGGCAGAGGCTGCGTTTATAAGGGGGATTTTTCCGCATATTTTGGTGCTTTCTCATATCCCAACAGGTAAAGAGAGCGAGCATTTAATATACGGCATTAACGAGCTTAGTGCGCTTTTAAGGATAGCGCCAAATAGCAAAATTCATCTAGCTATAGATACTCTTATGCACCGAAACGGCATAGCTTTAAGCGAGCTAGACGATGCTTTTAATCTCATAAAAGAGCGTGGATTAAGGCTTCTTGGGGCATATACGCACTTTAGATCAAGCGATGAAATAGGGTGTGATTATTTTATCCAGCGGCAAAAATTTAACGAAGCAAAGTGGCGTATTTTAGGGCTTTGCGAGCAGTTAGGGTTAGAAAAGCCACTCTTTCACTCACATAACTCTGCTGCGCTAGAGCGCTTTAAAAGCGAGCTAAGCGATGAGTGCGTACGCGTTGGCATAGCACAGTATGGGTATTCGCAGTTTGATGAGAGTTTGGGCTTGCAGCGAGTGCTTTCTTTATGGGCTAATCGTGTGAGTGTGCGTGAGATTTTAGCCGGAGGCAGAGTGGGCTATGGTGGGCTTTTTAGCGCATCTAGCGATATGCGTGTGGCGACTTATGATTTAGGCTATGGCGATGGGCTTTTGCGCTATGGCGGCAGTGGCGAGCTTAGGCTGCGCGATGGCGGTAGATTGCTTGGCAAGATGAGCATGGATAGCTTTGGGGCGGAGGATTGTGGCGAGGAGGTGTGTGTATTTGATGATGCTAGGATTTGGGCTAGGTTTTTTAACACTATAGAGTATGATGTGTTGACTAAGCTAAGTCCGTTTATACCGAGAGTTTGGGTGTGA